Genomic segment of Haemorhous mexicanus isolate bHaeMex1 chromosome 12, bHaeMex1.pri, whole genome shotgun sequence:
ATGTGTGACATCTGACATGGATGGGAAATTGCTGGAGCTTGCTTGGCCCCTTCTCCCCTCTGTCCAGGCCCTGAGTCAGACTGAGTCTAGCAAAAGGCTCTCAGGCCCACTCACATCCTCCCTGCTGTCGTCATCCTTGACCATGTAGCCCTGGTCGTAGATCTGCCCACCCTGCTCGGCGTAGAAGCAGGTCCGGTCCAGCACTATGCCGCACTCCTGGCCAGTGGAAACCTCCTCCACAAACGTCTTCTCCCTGCGGATGGCTTTCACTGTGGCCACGAGGTTCCCGAAATCTGCCACCAGGATGAGAGGCAGTGTCAGTAAAACAGGAAAACCTTGTAGACACCACATGGGAGCAGAATGTTATAGCAACATCTCTCAGTTATTGCAGGGGCTCATGGCAGCTAACATATTTGCAGGGGATCAGGAGAGAGGAGTAAGGCAACAGTTAATTGGGAATTTCATTTAGTGCCCTCCAAGGCAGGGACTGTCACTGCTTTCCACCTATGCagcaaaagtcagcagcccataTGGCTATGAGCCTGCAGTCTCCTGAATCTCCATCACATCAAAAAACTAGCAGAAGAGCCCAGCAAGCAAGCCAAGGACCCTCCAACAGGCCAAGCAGAAACTGCAgtctcctgcagcactggcaaaggagcagctgagaaaCACCAACATAGGAATGTGGAGACATAAAGCTGCAGGAACAGGAATTCCCTTAATTTGGCAACAGCAGTACAGTAGCCCCTGAAGAGTCTGTCGTCTTTCTCTGCTCAATTAGTAACAAGCAGACTATTCACCTGCACAGCCTCCCACTGCCAGATCCATGTTCCAGGAAAGGGGAGCCCAGAGGTACatgccagggaaggtttagtAGCAGAACATGACTATGAGAAGGTTTTTCATACCATAGGTACCACTCGGATCTGAAGCATAGTTGTATTTTGGTGAGTCATCTGTCACTTCCAGCCCTCGGGCTCTCAGCTCTTCAATGGCATAGATGTCCAGCATGAGGAGATCTTCTCCTCCAGCACCCTTGCCCTGGGATTTGAGCTGCCAAGGAACAAGGTTTGAGAAATGACCTGCCAAATACCAAGGTTTAAGAAACACCAATGCATGCCAGCCTAGTTGCACATCTCACTCACATCCCTCAGCACTCCCTGATTTAGAGCCTTGCCCTGGGAAGCTGTGTGCCAGCACCTGGAATGTGCTATTTTTCTGGCTTCAAAGCACCCAGTTCCAGCATGCAGACCAAGTGGGCCTGAACCCAGTAAGGACAAGGCAAGCACCCAGCTGGTCAAtgccactccctgctgctgcagcaaacaTTCTGGGAAATGCACCCAAGGTGCAGGCCTGCCTGGATACTGATCCTTGGACAGGGAATAACTTCCCTAACCAGAATAggacagcagaggtgctcccaGCACTCCATTATCTCTGTCTGAAGGCTGAGCTCAAGCTTCCAGGCTTTGCTAGTGAGGAGAACCAACCCCAGCTGTACAGAATAGACATGTCCCACAGCAACCTCAGCTGTCCTGGATTTTCCCACAGGACAAACCATGAGGCATAGGGGGTGTGAGCAGAGTCAGTGAGAAAGGAGCAACTCATGACTGCAAACTGCAAGGAAGGGAATTCTACCTGCCCACTAATAAATTAGCTTCCCCTGGAGCTGTAACCTACCTGAGCATTTTTCCGCTCTTCTTCAAAGCCCTCCATGTCTACAACAAGGCCCTTCTCCTCTGCAATCAGCCCAGTGAGATCCGCAGGGAAACCATAGGTGTCATACAGCAGCCAGGCAGTGTCACCTGCATAGAAAGGGCAAAGCAGTCACCTCTCATGTTCCATGAGAcgctgctcccttccctgctcaccCACCAGCTCCTAGCTATGGCAGGACAGCGAACAGGTCTGGAGAATGTGAACATCCAAAAGGttcctccctggcagcacagagatgTGTGTCTGGGCAGCTTAGAAACCACAGCAAGTGAGCACAAGCCAGAGGAGAGATGGGTGGTTCAACTCTAAAAGATGTCTTCTGACTCCAACTTTGTCTCCCTACCACCTTCCACCACCACCTCTAATTTTCCtaccctttcccttcccccaacTTCCCTAAGCCTGTTCGTAACCCCAGGTATCAAATGACTTTTACTGCATCCAGATGGAAGTCACAGCCTTACCAGGAATGACTTTACTGTCCCCAAGGCTCTGGATCTTCCTGTCCAGGATGCGACGGCCTCTGCTCAGTGTTTTCAGGAACTGATCCTCTTCTTCATTGATAATGTCCTTTACCATATCTGGGTCCTTCTTCAGCTCAGGAAAGGCATCTCCCTGCAGACCCAGGAGGAGGAGCCCTTCAACATGGAGATCTGCACACCTCAGCAGAGGAAGTTTTAAGCAGATACAGTGGAATAGGAGCACTTACCAGTGACTGCACCACCACATCAACCAGAGTAGCAAAGAAACCCTTGGGGGCATTGAGCTTCTCATGGGAGTAGCGCACAGCCCGTCGGAGAATCCGCCTCAGCACATACCTATGGAATAGCAGAGCCCCCCCCAGCAAATGTTACACATCTGAGCTGTTCCCAGGGGCTCCATCAGCATCCACCTACCAGCACCCCCTCCCAGGCCCAAGAGCACTGGAGTTTTCTCCTCTCGTTTTCCCTCATGGCAGCAGCAAGGCACAGGTGAGGTGCTAGTCCCCAGCTCCACGACCCACATTCACTGTGTGCTTATGGAGTCCACTGGCACCTtcagcacagctccccagcccAAAATTCCTTGCTTTTTCAACAGCAACAGTGCACTAAGCCAGGCTTTGTGCCTTTCTGCCCTCAGTCATCTTATCTGGGGGCTGGCATAGCAGCAATGGTGCTCACAAGAACCTTCAGACTCGTGCATCGTGTGGGTGTGAACCTTACTACAGCGATTCAAGCATCAAACATCCGAGCAAACACTCTGCTACCCACTGCTTTAATGATGAATCCAAAGAGATCCCAGAGCCTTGAGGGAAACCTTGCAGAACAGAATGAGTGGTGACaatgcagcagctccttcttACCCTCTGCCAGTGTTGTCAGGCCTGCCCCCGTCCGAGAGGGCCAGGGTGATGGTCCGTGCATGGTCAGCCAGCACACGGTAGGCCATGTCTATTCCATCAGCATCCTCGGCCCCAACCTGCCCCAGGTATGGCCTGGCACCTGTGCCCTTTGCAAGAGGAGAAGGCAGTGGGCAGAGGGTACAATTACTGGCAGTGGCACCATGGCAGAATTTCAGGCAAGGGCCTCAGAAGCCAAGCACAGACCACCCTGTCCAACCAGTCCCATATATCTCCCCAAGAATTCAGGGAATGGATGCAGCTAGGTCAGGCTTCAGTTCATACCTTTTGGATGGCTTCAaagtaaggaaggaaaaggtCAGTGTCATAGTTGGACATCTtgttctgcagcacagaaaccaGCCTCTCCAGGCCCATCCCAGTATCAATACTTTTCTTAGGAAGGGGTTTCAGTGTCCCATCAGCTTCCCTGCCAAAGAAAGGTGAGATGTTATGGAtggaggctctgcaggaggaacCCCATTTCTCTCAATCTCCCTAAGATTTAGTTCCACCAGATTTGTGACACAGGACCATACACAAGCCACACAAAGAACAACTTTGATAAAATACAGTTAACAAGACCCTAAGCAACAACTTAGACCCAGAACAGACAACAACTTATTTCCTACTGAACACCTGGCAgataaacagagaaaatattctCAGTTTGTCCCAAAAGCAGCCTGACCAACCCGTTCTGTACCAGCGGGTAAGGGGACAGAGCATGACAAAGTGCTCAGCTGCTGGATAACTGGGAATGGTGAGTAAGCTGTGGGCAGTTGAAAGAACAGACAGCCCAAGCAGCCTCCCAAACTGAACGGCAGCAACCTGGCTCACCTGGAAGCTGGAAGCAGGTCTGGCTCACCTATTGAACTGTATGAACACCAGGTTCCAGATCTCCAGGACGTTGGGGTCATCCTGATTGACCAAGTGTGAGGCATCTCTGTCCCCGATCCGGTCATAGTGGATCTCACTGCAAGGGCCACAGGGGCCGGTGTCTCCCATTTCCCAGAAATTATCCTTCATACTGCCAGGCAGAATcctgccctcagccagcctATAAGAAGAAATTTATTGAACAACAGAGACTAACTAAAAAGAATTCCCCAAACTAAAGGCTATGCCAGAGAAATCACAGCTCACTAGTTCCCTAGATGGGCTGATGAATTCTTAGAGTCTTGGGACAGATCAATCCAAGAGCCTAATGCTCACTCAGGATCCCTGCTGAGGGGATCAAGTGAACATTGGCACCTGGCATTGGCCATCCCATGTGGAGACAGAGGTTTACACAACACCTCAGTACTGCCATCAGCAAGAAGACACTGATGCAATGAAGAACCTCTCCGATgaaaaaaggctgagagaatgTGGATTGTTCAgcatggagaagagaaggctctgggatTACCTTGTTGTGGTCTTTCAGTACCTAAATGGGACTAGAAGAAATCTGGAGAACCATTTCAaagggcatggagtgatagGAAAAGGGCTTTAAACTAACAGAGGACAGATGCATATTATATATAATGAATAAAGTCTTCCCTGTAAGTGTAGTGAGGCAgtagaacaggctgcccagagaagctgtgtctgcctcATCCCCGgaagtattcaaggccaggttagacagggacaggaacaagatgagctgtaaggtcccttccaacccaaaccattctacagCTGTATGATTCCATGATCTTCTCAAATGCTGTCAGTGGCACCACACTGGGCAGGACATCCCATCCACCTCACCAAGCAGAACTCTTAAGCTTACACAGGAGATTTTGAAACCAGAGCTCTTGGTATCTTCCATCTAATATGAATACTTCCCTTTGGGGTGGAAGCTCCACCACTCTGCAAAAGTTATTTGTGACACTTCAATTTTGTTAAAGTCTCCTTTTATATGTGTTCTGCCACATAACACAAGCCATCAATGAGTCATAGAaacatttaggttggaaaagacctttcagatcaccaagtccaaccattaCTCCAATACTGCCAAACTCACCACTTAACCATGCCCCAAAGTCTCACAGCTACACAGCTTtaaaatccctccaggaatggtgattCCACCATTGCTCTGAGAAGCCTGTTCTGTTCTGCTCCTGTGaagattttttccctaatatccaagcCAAATAAATTACTATTCCTCATCAAAACATGCTCCTTCCTCAATGAAAAGCCTTACCCCAAATCCAACCAGATCTGCTTGCACTCCAGGTCTGGTTGCAGTCCTGCAGCCTCATTTCCACCAAAGTAAGTGACATAAAGTCTTTCAGCAGGGATGCCAAACTCCTTGGTGAGAAGTTCCAGTGCCAATTTACAAGCAAGTTCCTGCAGAAGGAAACATGAGGTCAGCAAGTGAATGCAAAGACAACTTCTCTTCAGCATCCAAAGTACTGACTACTGTAGGTATCAGCAGCTGAAAACTTTCTGACTTTTGAcataagagaaaaattaatacaTGCAGTGAAGAGGGCACAAGAAACATCTCATATGACTGTCTTGATACAGCCAAGTTAACAAGTAGCATGTTCACTGCCtccaaaaatgcttttaattctGACTTTGAATACTAGACTAGCAAGAAGCTTGGGAAAGGAAGTCAATATTGTATCATCACTCCTGTTTGAAGGTCAGTCATATCTGCATAGCACATGTTAGTCATCACATCTCCAGGACAGCCAATAAAATCTCCACCTGAAGACTCCAAACTAGCAGAGTTAATTTAATCAGCTTTGTAAACCTTAAGTAATTAATCTCAAATCATTCTGCAGGGTTGGGGCAGCTTCCAAGCTCATTTATTCCAAAGGAGCCACATGCACCTCTTTGCCAAcatattctctttcttcttgGCAATTGCTCTGCTGAGCTTACAGAGACACAAATCTGTGCAAGAGATTCAGAGCTGCACCCAGACTGTTTTACCTTGAAATAATCCCCAAAGGACCAGGACCCCAACATCTCAAAGAAGGTGTGGTGGTACACATCTTTGCCCACATCATCCAGGTCGTTGTGCTTGCCCCCTGCTCGAATGCACTTCTGAGTGTTGGTGGCTCTGCTCAGTTTAGCGAGCGGGTGTGAGGGGTCGATGGTATTGAGGAAGATGGGTTTGAactgcaaggagagaaaaaggacaAGTGAACTGCtagaaaagctgagaaactgaGGAAAGCACTCAGAACCTGTTTTCAAATGTTGCATGCAACAGCAAGGCAGTAAGTGTCCTGATATCACTAGTCTGAACATACGCAAAGCACTTTCAGAAGCaaacctgctgctcctgtccaTGAGAAGGCTGCCTACAACTCAGCACTTGCACATACACACAGGTATTCCTAGAGCCCACCAAACCCCAGGCCTTCCAAACGGACTGAAAGCTGCCAGATTCCCAGCTGTCAAAAATAACAAACTGGGTGCTgatctgcagcagagcccttgCAGCATCCCAGTCTCAACTGCTCTTCAAAGACACCATTAGTCATTTGTGCCAGGACTGCTGTGGTACCAAGGATCAAGGAAACGAGACTGGCAGAGCTTTCACCACAGGAACCTATTCCAGTGCTCTTGCCAATTTTGTGAGAGCACAGAGGACTCCAGAGGACATACCACCCATTTCTTTGTGACCAGAAGGAAGGTGGAATAAAGAACAATTTTCCCAACAGCTCTGCAAACAGCTTCACAGGTTCCAACAGGATATGTTCGTAAGAAtgcagtgccagggtgggaaTCCTACCTGATTCATACCAGCATTGGCAAAGAGCAGTGTGGGGTCATCCAGGGGGATTGTGGAAGATGAGTGCACATAGGTGTGCTGGTTTTCCCTGAAGAAGTCAATGAACCGTTGCCGGATCTGGCTGGCAGTGAGCGGG
This window contains:
- the AARS1 gene encoding alanine--tRNA ligase, cytoplasmic produces the protein METPLTASQIRQRFIDFFRENQHTYVHSSSTIPLDDPTLLFANAGMNQFKPIFLNTIDPSHPLAKLSRATNTQKCIRAGGKHNDLDDVGKDVYHHTFFEMLGSWSFGDYFKELACKLALELLTKEFGIPAERLYVTYFGGNEAAGLQPDLECKQIWLDLGLAEGRILPGSMKDNFWEMGDTGPCGPCSEIHYDRIGDRDASHLVNQDDPNVLEIWNLVFIQFNREADGTLKPLPKKSIDTGMGLERLVSVLQNKMSNYDTDLFLPYFEAIQKGTGARPYLGQVGAEDADGIDMAYRVLADHARTITLALSDGGRPDNTGRGYVLRRILRRAVRYSHEKLNAPKGFFATLVDVVVQSLGDAFPELKKDPDMVKDIINEEEDQFLKTLSRGRRILDRKIQSLGDSKVIPGDTAWLLYDTYGFPADLTGLIAEEKGLVVDMEGFEEERKNAQLKSQGKGAGGEDLLMLDIYAIEELRARGLEVTDDSPKYNYASDPSGTYDFGNLVATVKAIRREKTFVEEVSTGQECGIVLDRTCFYAEQGGQIYDQGYMVKDDDSREDKTEFTVKNVQVRGGYVLHIGTLYGSLKVGDQVHLTIDEARRRPVMSNHTATHILNFALRSVLGEADQRGSLVAPDRLRFDFTAKGALSTQEIKKVEGIANQMIEESKTVYAKDCPLAEAKAIQGLRAVFDETYPDPVRVVSIGIPVEELLADPSGPGGSITSIEFCGGTHLQNSSHAGPFVIVSEEAIAKGIRRIVAVTGAEARKALRKVDSLRKLLSALEAKVKVQTAPNKDVQKEITDLSETLATAIIPQWQKDELREAVKALKKVMDDLDRASKADIQKRVLEKTKQVIESHPNQPWVIMEMENGASAKALNESLKLFKTNSPQTAAMLFAVDNEAGRITCLCQVPQETANKGLKASQWVQEVSGLMDGKGGGKDISAQATGKNVGCLQEALKLATDFARLRLGELKN